A genomic stretch from Pseudomonadota bacterium includes:
- a CDS encoding YchJ family protein, translating to MSDCACGLASAYEACCQPYIHGERAAETAEALLRARYVAHAVAAVDYIVDTTHPSARGEVDKAATRRWAERSEWLGLEVRSVERGGVDDDSGQIEFVAHYRDAQGRRQAHHELAEFEKHEGAWFFKDAVAPSTAPVRRSAPKVGRNDPCPCGSGKKYKKCCVAAA from the coding sequence GTCAGCCCTACATTCACGGGGAGAGGGCGGCAGAGACCGCTGAAGCCCTGCTGCGTGCGCGCTACGTGGCGCACGCTGTCGCAGCGGTGGACTACATTGTTGACACGACGCACCCGAGTGCGCGCGGCGAGGTTGACAAGGCAGCGACACGCCGATGGGCGGAGCGCTCGGAGTGGCTCGGCCTCGAGGTGCGGTCGGTCGAGCGCGGTGGCGTCGATGACGATTCCGGTCAGATCGAGTTCGTGGCCCACTACCGAGATGCCCAGGGACGTCGCCAGGCGCACCACGAGCTGGCGGAGTTCGAAAAGCACGAGGGCGCCTGGTTCTTCAAGGACGCCGTTGCCCCGTCGACTGCGCCCGTGCGTCGCAGCGCGCCCAAAGTGGGTCGAAACGACCCCTGCCCCTGTGGCAGTGGGAAGAAATACAAGAAATGCTGCGTCGCGGCCGCCTGA